One part of the Thiomicrospira cyclica ALM1 genome encodes these proteins:
- a CDS encoding ShlB/FhaC/HecB family hemolysin secretion/activation protein: protein MNKSIKTAIALVISGGVLALPSLVYAQTPPDAGSLLRDIESQRLDIAPPIRFGSELPPPLPDTGETITLVGLVFQGHEGLVSEAELQSLLADAIGRNLGFNGLMFLADRVTEYVKNKGYFLAFAYLPEQDISDGVLLITIQPGRIEGGGDWQHLLDNKTVNLTDRRIVNTLNNALKADTSGIIQANQMERGLLLFNDLAGISARSDLQAGSEPGTTRVNVIFNDTDRYTGLAWVDNYGNFYTGTNRINLMANVNNLSGMGDQFNAMVSITSGLTYGRLGYQAPLGYSGLTINPYVSHLNYKLGEDFANQDLTGQATTYGADLRYPIIRSRTANVNAIAGLEYKKLEDDTVENITGKRDFNRAHLRLQGNHTNTKARGGFTQYQMTVQYGDVKNSLNANKTETFGYVMANISRLQNISSQWNVFVSAETQQMPSRNLDSSEKFSIGGISGVRAYPSGEAAGDSGYKLTAEARYDFSGPQGLGGDWQLQVFVDHGVVLRNKETTSPFDTLPNRNELTGAGLGMSWSKPNAYSVRATYAHKINDNPFQRRSSGLDSEAKNDNGRFWLQAMVWF, encoded by the coding sequence ATGAATAAATCGATTAAAACGGCCATAGCGCTGGTTATCAGTGGTGGTGTATTGGCGCTACCAAGCCTGGTGTATGCGCAAACGCCACCGGATGCCGGGTCATTGTTACGTGATATTGAGTCGCAGCGTTTAGATATTGCGCCACCGATTCGTTTTGGCAGTGAACTACCTCCACCTTTGCCTGATACCGGAGAAACCATTACCTTGGTTGGTTTGGTTTTTCAGGGTCACGAAGGTTTGGTATCGGAGGCTGAGTTACAGAGTCTTTTAGCCGATGCCATCGGCCGTAATCTTGGCTTTAATGGGCTAATGTTTTTAGCCGACCGCGTCACTGAGTATGTTAAAAATAAAGGCTACTTTTTGGCTTTTGCGTATTTACCTGAGCAGGATATCAGTGATGGCGTGTTGTTAATAACTATTCAACCGGGTCGTATTGAAGGGGGCGGGGACTGGCAGCATTTACTGGATAATAAAACGGTCAATTTAACCGACCGTCGCATCGTTAATACGTTAAATAACGCGCTTAAAGCGGATACGTCGGGGATTATTCAAGCGAATCAAATGGAGCGCGGCTTATTGCTGTTTAATGACTTGGCGGGTATCAGTGCCCGTTCAGATTTGCAGGCGGGTAGCGAGCCGGGCACCACCCGAGTCAATGTTATTTTTAATGACACGGATCGCTATACGGGCTTGGCTTGGGTTGATAATTATGGCAACTTTTATACCGGTACCAATCGCATCAACTTGATGGCTAATGTCAATAATCTCAGCGGTATGGGCGATCAGTTCAATGCCATGGTATCAATTACTTCTGGCCTAACTTATGGGCGATTGGGCTATCAAGCTCCGCTAGGTTATAGCGGTTTAACGATAAATCCCTACGTGAGTCATTTAAATTACAAATTAGGTGAGGATTTTGCAAACCAAGATTTGACAGGTCAGGCGACAACCTATGGCGCAGATTTGCGTTACCCAATCATTCGATCACGTACGGCGAATGTTAATGCTATTGCCGGTTTAGAGTATAAAAAGCTTGAAGATGATACGGTTGAAAATATTACTGGTAAGCGCGATTTCAACCGCGCACATTTACGTTTACAAGGAAACCACACGAATACTAAAGCGCGTGGCGGCTTTACTCAGTATCAAATGACGGTTCAGTATGGTGATGTTAAAAACAGCTTAAATGCTAATAAGACAGAAACGTTTGGCTATGTCATGGCGAATATTTCGCGGTTGCAGAACATTAGTTCGCAGTGGAATGTGTTTGTATCGGCAGAAACGCAGCAAATGCCTTCTCGAAACCTTGATTCGAGTGAAAAATTTAGTATTGGCGGTATTAGTGGTGTGCGAGCATACCCCAGTGGCGAGGCAGCAGGAGATTCGGGTTATAAATTAACCGCCGAGGCGCGTTATGATTTTTCTGGTCCCCAGGGCTTGGGTGGTGATTGGCAGTTGCAAGTGTTTGTTGACCATGGGGTGGTTTTGCGCAATAAGGAAACTACCAGCCCGTTTGATACTTTGCCCAATCGCAATGAATTAACAGGTGCTGGGCTAGGTATGTCCTGGTCCAAGCCGAATGCTTATAGTGTCAGAGCTACTTATGCCCACAAGATCAATGATAACCCCTTTCAGCGACGTAGCAGTGGCTTAGATTCGGAAGCTAAAAATGACAATGGGCGTTTTTGGTTACAAGCGATGGTTTGGTTTTAA